Part of the Ziziphus jujuba cultivar Dongzao chromosome 8, ASM3175591v1 genome is shown below.
GAAACTGGAAAATTCATTGGTAAAGGATTTACCGAGGAAACTAAATTTGTCGGCACTGTTGTCTGGTATACGTCCTCTGGGATTGTATTTATcgagaaatattttatgtttctcGGTGAATCCCTTTATCGATGAATACTAAACTTTCTAGCCAAATAATATTTCCATCGACCCAAGAATTGTCGATAAAGGGCTTTGCAGACAAAAAAAGAAGCAGTTGAAAATACAATgctgaaaattttaaaaccattaGCGACAACAAGATATTGTCGGACAAGGCACCTTTAGCAACGAATTGATTGTTTGTCAGCAATGAGTTCTCAAACGACGATACTATAATTTGTTGGCGTAGGCTCCATTAAAGATGAAGTTATAGTTTTTcggaaaatttattattgtcgacaaaatttatatttgttgccAAATAGCTATTTAGCGAGGAAACTGGTCTTCAGCAATGGTTTTGTGGGACAAATATACCATTgtcaataaaatgttttagcGGTAAAACTTTTTCTATTGGTACATATTCAATCATTTACCAAGGAAATTTTTGGTCGATAATCATTTTGCCGACGAAAGTGAGTTTTGTTGGCAAAagtatttccaatttttttaaaaaattttttgcaaaatatgGTGGATGAAAGTTTTTATCAACCTGAATATGTTTTATCAACACAAATATGATACAAATTTTCATATTGTACAGAAGTAAGTGAACAAAAGAGagaattctttaattttatgaACATACACgtgaataaaaatccaaaagctaccacaataaaatgaaaatatccaTCTTTGTCAACAAGCAGCTGATGGAGGGGGTGGAGGTGGTGGAGGAAAATGAATAGATGTACCATAACCAGAGCAAGAGTGCTGTACCATAATTTGTCGTATAAACTTTCTCATTTGGCTCATATCTTCTTCATATTTTGACATCCGTTCTTCATTTTGTTGCCTGTATGAGTCATATTCTTCTTTTAAAATTGTCATCCATTCTTCACTTTGTTGCCTATATGAGTCATATTCATCTTTCAAACTTGACAATCGCTCATGCAAAGCAGTTGCACCTGGTGATGGTTGTCTTTTATGAGAATATGAGGCTGGTTTCGGACCATATCCCATGCCGAGTATATATCCAGCTGTAGTTCCTAATACTTCATCAACAATCACATTCTCATCCACCGATTCGAATCCTTCCTCACGTAGTTGTGAACATCTTTGATGCATGTCCtcctacaaaaaacaaaaattcatatgAATGTATTATTCACTTAGAAAATTAAGAATTACAAGTAAGGTGTTTCTTAGTTTGGAAGGAGAAATGTAGAAAATTATTTACATACATATCTTTGTCGAGCTGTCTCATTGATCCAACATTTTTTATCATGATAATGCATATCATGAAAAAATTCCACCCTTCCTTATGTTTGTCCTTCAAGAAAATTCTGTTGTTCATAAAAATGTTATgtacagaaaattaataaacaagcaAATTGCCAATTTTAAATGTTATACAGAGaattttggacaaaaatatacatgtatatatatacctttgatTTTTCCTGAAGATGATATAAAAAGGGTTTCGATCCTCCATAATGACTATAAGGCacattttcatgattttttttgtttacttgtGAACGGTGCTGCACATGTTACCTTTAATCAATTTGAAAGTATAATGTAATAACcgtaaatataataaaaattaatcacgTATACAAGATATTTTGGGTTGGTGCCAAAGAAATCACATAGTCAATGCCAATCCACTTCCTTTACACCTAAGGGAGGAGTAGATTGTTTAACTTCTtcgatagtctcaaactccaaAAAGCGAATATGAAGTCTATGACGAAAATCACTATATGCTTTGCCCATTAAAGTATTGACATAGTTAACATATCTCTCATCTTCTCGGTCAATATCAAACTTAAATTGCAAAAAGAATAATAGAAGTATAGATGCTTAGAAATATCCAATAACACTTAACACCAGCAACAACCTTAGATGCTTAGAAAATCCAATAGCACTTAGAACCATTAGCACTTATCTATATGTAGACatttcagtatatatatatatatatatatatatgtatatatataatatccaatAACACTTAACACCATCAACAACCTTAGATGCTTAGAAAATCCAATAGCACTTAGAACCATTAGCACTTATCTATATGTAGACatttcagtatatatatatatatatatatgtatatataatatatatatatacacatacacttCCAACAGAACCAATATAAATTAGTTAGCATTTAATATTGGCATAAAGATGAAGTATATTTTGCGAAGATTTACAAACTAGTAATGCAGGAAGAGAAGATTTTAAAATGCATATAGAAGAATAATTAATGAAATAGGCATTAGCAGCACTAGCATAGGACCTCATAGATGAGTAGCCTTAATAGTTAGAAAACATAGAGGAAAATCCAAAATGGTTATGAACCTGTAAAAGATCTCTGATTCGTTTTCTTTCATTCTCACCAATCTTCGTCCATGCTTCAATGTGTAGAGGAGCATGCTTTCTTACTAGATAACCACACTCACTTGTTAATTTACTTGAAATCTCCTTGTTCGTGGGTCTCCCAATGTCATAATCGAGTTCCATCGTTAACCTCCCCATAGTTGCAACCATAGCTGCAGTTCCTTTGCCAATAGTCCCTCCTTTAACATTTTTGCTTTGCAAATTGGATGCTGAAAATATGCAATAGCAAAACAAGACATTTATGTACATAATATAGACTTCTTAATACTAGTTTAAGCATGTATTTATAGTCACTGATATTAAACTACTACTGCAGGAAATGGTAAGGCTTGGTCCTTCTTGTCTAAGTTAGTAACTCTGGAATTTCTAAGGCCATACTTTCTGCttataaatatggatatatatatctatttatttatttatttattttgtgctttggagtaaaatatacatatatatatatatatttagtttgcaTCTGTCCATGTGGGTATTGCAATGGGAGTTTTGGATCAGCTGTATTTTGCAAGTATAATTATAAGATGCCTCCTTTTCATGATAATATGGCCATGAAAGAGCACCTCAAGTTCTGGGCTTATGCAGTGGCCTGCACTGTTAgataaataactaattaattaggCTCTGCTTCAAGAAGATGCAGAAACCAGCTAGCTAGGCTCTCTAACTTCTTAATTAAGAACTCAACCTTGCAGAAATTGTCTCAAACTAGCTCACTTAAGCTAGCTAGCTGCTTATAtctatctctatctctctaTGTTTGTCTGATCTAGGAATTTACTTAtagttataatattatataaatttgacaaGGTGTCAGAGACCAAATggtataattaaattcaaagcTTGTTTGagtaaagtaaaaaattaaaaaaaaaaaatgcatatatggAAGTTTCCTGTTAATTTCAATCATATGAATCTATAAATAATTACTATCAATTTTATGTTTGACAAAGTTTTTGCATGAACAGTATCCTGGAAAATTGATAATGCTTCTGAACAATTCCAACAAGCTTACAATTCTAGTTGTGTTCTACTAGTTTACAATTCTCTTAAGTCCATTTATGTAGATTCTatcaaagaataagaaaaacgAATGTAATCATCCAAACTCCTGTAGATTCACATGTAACTTTCAATTAACTTTTCTACTTTTGACAGCAATGATGATTAGTCACATAGAGCCcttcaatgttttttttttttttcttttttttttgacctgCTTTGAAAAGCcatgaagcaaaataaaataaaaccggTAGCTTCTGGTCTATATCTACTTCCTGGCTGCTACAGTACATAGTCATTATCATTAAAGCAAAAAGACCAATGGTTGTACTAGTCCCACAATGCTAAGCGCCAAACACTCGGTCTATTTATCAGAGAAGCATCGTTAGGGAAACTTCATCCAACACTTTTCAGGAAAAGTTGAACAAAGTTATCAATTTTTGCTGGTACCAAATTCAGTTAGCATGCTAGCCTACCAAATGAAAAATACCAAAACCACTTCACATGCATGTTCTGTTCAATGAAATACACAGACtcaaattttttggttttctatatCATGAAACTCTATGCAGTGACTATTCATGATTGGCAGCTTTGCAGCAAAAAGATGACacattttcatttatatgtatatgtatatagtctCAATTCGAAATATGGTGATGGTGCAGAAGATAAACTTGCTTGCTTGCGAAGTAAACATGAAAGATGCacatatactaaattttaagtGTACCTGTGCTCCTATGAAGACTAGGACATGTGCTGGATGAAACAGATGGAGCAGCTGAAGCAGGAGGAGCAGATGAAGGGGATGGAATTGATGAGCTCGGTTCTGATATGCTAGGTGTCGGAATGATCGGAGTTGATGGAACTGCATTAATATCCCCTGATTCGCCACGACTACAACCACATCCACGGCCACGGCCATGCTCATGGGCACCAACTCAAGAATGACCACACCGTAACTTATACATCTAATTGAATATATGATATTCTGCTTATAATGAAAGGGATACATGATAAGGAAGCAAAGTATAACACATAAGATTGAAGTAAAAGTATGTACTCAACTgttaaacactttttttttattattattagcaaaaTCCACTTAGTCTGTGTTTGGAAGCAACAAACATACTGATCGGTCAAACATAGGACATTAGTGTGCTTTTACAACTTGGACAACTAATTTAACCATCATATAATATCCCAtaatccaaaaaacaaaaaaaacaaatacagaaacaaagacaaaaacaacaaccaaaaacagAAAGGAACAAATGAAGACAACACCAGCACCACAGATCAGGTGATCAATCACTATCGTCTTCTTCTGTTAATACATGATCTTCACTGTCAGATGCAGGATTATCACCACTCATCGAATTATCACTTCCATCATCTATAAAGCCATCATCACATAAGGCTGTAACATGTCGTTCAACATATGCAACAAAGTCTAGATCAACGTCAACTCGTTGCAGCTGCAGGTCATTTAACTCATCATTAACCATCCACTCAACAGCTAATGACTCATCCTCTTGATATGCATCTAGTGATGATATTTCAACTTCATCATCCTCCTCTAACTTGTCAGGAATATCCCACAAATTTCTTTGGTGTGCCTTTTGAACAACTTTCCAATGGATCCCTAATTTAGGATCATCGATGTAGAAAATCTGTTGAGCTTGACTTGCCAAAATGTAAGGATCGCTAGTATACCACTGATGACAAATATTGATGCTTGTTAAGTGAAAATCCTTTTGCACCCATTTTTTTTAGGATTCGTATTGAACCATGTACACTTGAACACAAATGCAAATTTATCCCACTTATAATGCACTTTAACCATTGATTCTAAAATGCCATAGAAGTCTATCTCAGCCCCTTCATGTACTCCCGTACCATAACACCATTATTTTGAGTTGTTAGTCGATCATCCCATGATTTAACAATAAATCATACTCCATTGACAATGCAAGCAAGATAAATGTGCACTCGATGATCAAGCATACTTGCTAGCGAAAAAAAATCATCTGTTGCTACTGCTGCTCTTTGAGACCGTAAAGTTTCCATCTAAATCACAAAATTCCAGAGTTTGGCAAACGAACAATGCCtacaaaaaatgatataattacTCTCATATGACTTGAAATGATACAAAAGTACTTACACGATTTTGGAACCATGCTGGAAACGTTTCTTGTTGCCTTTGGAACAGGTTGTCActactttctttttccaattccaaCAAATGCTcactaaaatatagaaataaatatGTGAAATTCATACCACCAACATTATCATAAATTGGAATATGAAGAATATATTCCAAATCTAAAGATGATATGTGCTTACTTTAAATAATCAGCTATTTCCTCGCAATTATTAAGAATATACCAttgtattttcttaattttctcttCCTCCAATAGTTTTAGCTGGGAAGCACCATAAGGTTTTGCTCGCTGGTTGAAACAAGAAATACCTCCAGCTTCATGTGGAACATCAACATTTCATTCCTACTTATTAAATTTAGTCTCAATATCCCGAAAATATATTGAACAAAATGTCAACGCCTCATTCGCATTATATGCCTCTGCTATGGAACCTTTTGGTGGTGGGAATATTCTTTCCAATTTTCACAATATAAGTGCAATTCCATCTTCCAACTTCATCAAATCATTAATGGAAATTGTCTTTGCACATACTTGTTGGAAAAAACTTGATAACTCAACCAAAGGAATGCAAATATCCCATGGCAAAAATTTTAGAATGCCAATAAGAAGAAGATGTTGAAGTAAGACATGACAATCATGACTTTTGAGGCCCGTTATCTTATCATCTTTAACATTACCACTTTTAGAGATGTTTGCTACATATCTAGAGGGATATTGTATGGTGgataaaaaatgacaaaattcGACTCTCTCTTAGCGTTTAATGTGTATTTTGCATGAAGCTTTTACGTACCTTTGGTCACCACATTTTACTAAATGCAGCTCTTTCCTTATTCTCATGTCTTCCAAATATTTTCGAGCTTTATTGGTATCCTTTATTTTGGTATCAATGTCCAACAAGATTCCAACTATATTATCacatatatttctcttaatgTGCATAACATCAAGAATATGTCTTATTTTCAAAGAGAACCAATATTCTAACTCAAAAAATATACTCCTTTTGGTCCAATTTAACTCTGCTGGTGTACGCTTATGTTTCAGACTTGGATGCTTTTCCAATTTCATCGTTTCTACACATTGCAACCGCCGCACTATATCCTCACCAGATAATTCCTTTGGTGCAAGTCAATTTTCATATTGACCATCATGTAGAAGACTTCGTCTCCAGCGATGTTCAGAAGGTAAATACCGACGATGACGCATGTAACATATTTTACTTCTCAACTTTAACGATGATGTTTCCTTGTTGCACACGGGACAAGCCATATAACCTTTTGTGCTCCAACTTAAGAGAAGTCCATATGCTGGAAAATCATTAATAGTCCATAACACTACAGCATGCATTTGAAAGATTTTACCGGTTAAATAGTCAGATATTGCCACCCCATTCCACAACTCTTTAAGTTCTTCAACCAAAGGTCGTAAATACACATCAATTTCTCTACCAGGAGATTTTGGGTCGGATATCAATAAATACATGAACATATATGGTTGTTTCATACATTTCCATGGTGGTAGATTATAAAGTGTAAGAATAACCGAGTAAATGCTATATGAACTACTGATATTTTCGAAGGGATTAAACCCATCGGATGCAAGACCAAGATATACATTACATGCATCATCCAAAAACAATGGCTACATTCTGTTAAATTCTTTCCAAGCTTCACCAGTAGCTGGATGTTGAAGCACACAATTATCAACTCACTTCTCACTATGCCACCGTATATCCCTTGACGTATGTCTCGACATATATAATCTTTGCAATCTCGGTTTCAGTGGAAAATATCTAAGTACTTTGTGTGGAATGTTTTTAACTTTATAACGACTCTCATCATATATTGGACATCTCCCTAAATCAGTATTCtctttccaaaacaaaacacaatcatttcgacatgcatgaatcttctCATGCCCTAATCCAAGTGCACGTAACATCTTCTTCATGGAATATGTATCTTTGGGGATATTTACACCTTCTGGAAAGGCATCACCTAATAATTGAAGCAACATGTCAAGTGATTTATTACTCCAATGGTTTAGAACCTTGAGATGCATTAACTTAACCACAAAAGTTAATGTCAAGAGCTTACAACCTGGATATAGTTTTCTTCCA
Proteins encoded:
- the LOC132805002 gene encoding uncharacterized protein LOC132805002; its protein translation is MHYHDKKCWINETARQRYEDMHQRCSQLREEGFESVDENVIVDEVLGTTAGYILGMGYGPKPASYSHKRQPSPGATALHERLSSLKDEYDSYRQQSEEWMTILKEEYDSYRQQNEERMSKYEEDMSQMRKFIRQIMVQHSCSGYGTSIHFPPPPPPPPSAAC